From the Acidilutibacter cellobiosedens genome, one window contains:
- a CDS encoding helix-turn-helix domain-containing protein, with the protein MKLSDKIIILRKQHGMSQEDLAEKLNISRQAISRWENGSATPDASNILQLSKLFNVTTDYLLNDDFKSDNDLPKLKETKENNLKQIMIYLITLEVMVLLMQIMATIILQNVFFVVLSIIPFVALVGGFEYAYQKNGNETSAIFRKSFYKISVWLGLYFPTRFLVTLAMHFYPHPYSTIIFEIMVVSVYLMLSMIVMLSIDEKA; encoded by the coding sequence GTGAAATTATCAGATAAGATTATAATTTTAAGGAAACAACATGGTATGTCTCAAGAGGATTTGGCCGAAAAACTGAATATATCTCGTCAAGCAATCTCTCGTTGGGAAAATGGGTCTGCCACACCTGATGCATCAAATATTTTACAACTCAGCAAACTTTTTAATGTTACCACCGACTATTTGTTGAATGATGATTTTAAAAGTGATAATGACTTGCCAAAACTCAAGGAGACGAAAGAAAATAACCTAAAGCAAATAATGATATATTTGATTACGCTTGAGGTCATGGTTTTGCTGATGCAAATTATGGCTACTATCATCCTACAAAATGTTTTCTTTGTTGTTTTAAGTATCATACCATTTGTGGCGTTGGTCGGTGGTTTTGAATATGCATATCAAAAAAACGGGAATGAAACATCTGCTATTTTCAGAAAGAGTTTCTATAAAATATCTGTATGGCTTGGATTATATTTCCCTACAAGGTTTCTGGTAACTTTAGCAATGCATTTTTACCCTCACCCCTATTCGACCATTATTTTTGAAATTATGGTAGTGAGTGTGTACCTGATGCTTTCCATGATAGTGATGCTATCCATTGATGAAAAAGCATAA
- a CDS encoding N-acetylmuramoyl-L-alanine amidase family protein, giving the protein MFRKKRVVFLTILLGLVILIIIKGIPFIDRNFKSSKRVIVVDPGHGGKDPGTIGFSGNYEKEVNLEISKKLKKKLKSNGYKVILTRDSDEYVDNLLRAKTANKKRARVFISIHCNSMENNSSVDGVQVLYYPNRESTIGDLNNNELAQIMMNSMVNGTGAKDKGIIERKNLIVLNQTKMPAIIIECGFLSNKNEEKLLLTEDYQNKIVDSIIDGLEEYLSLNTGSEMRK; this is encoded by the coding sequence TTGTTTAGGAAAAAGAGAGTAGTATTTTTGACCATTTTACTGGGTTTAGTTATATTGATTATTATAAAGGGCATTCCCTTTATAGATAGAAATTTTAAATCTTCGAAGAGAGTAATAGTAGTTGATCCCGGGCATGGAGGTAAAGATCCGGGAACTATCGGGTTTAGCGGTAATTATGAAAAAGAAGTCAATTTAGAGATTTCTAAAAAGCTAAAGAAAAAATTAAAGTCAAATGGCTATAAAGTTATTTTAACCAGAGATAGTGATGAATATGTGGACAATCTGTTAAGAGCGAAGACAGCAAATAAAAAGAGGGCTAGGGTATTTATTAGTATTCATTGCAATTCTATGGAAAATAATAGTTCTGTAGATGGGGTTCAGGTACTTTATTATCCAAATAGAGAAAGTACAATTGGGGATTTAAACAATAATGAATTGGCACAAATTATGATGAATTCAATGGTTAATGGAACCGGAGCTAAGGATAAGGGAATAATAGAAAGAAAAAATTTAATTGTACTGAATCAGACAAAAATGCCGGCAATAATAATTGAGTGTGGATTTTTATCTAATAAAAACGAAGAAAAACTTTTGCTAACAGAGGATTATCAAAATAAGATAGTGGATTCAATAATAGATGGATTGGAAGAGTATCTTAGTCTGAATACTGGTAGTGAAATGAGGAAGTAG
- a CDS encoding GNAT family N-acetyltransferase, producing MSLTGDKIFIRFFEDTDAEALLDLHLRNSEFFQKYSPTFDDDFYTIDSTRKYISDSVKQREEDKAYSFGICLKDNGKLVGDISIFHIFRGSLQKCLIGYSLDKQYNGNGYTTEAVSLVVEFAFNELHLHRVEAGVMLSNIGSMRVLEKAGFHREGIEQKGVKINGQWQDHQIFAIISDNN from the coding sequence ATGAGCCTGACGGGTGATAAAATTTTTATTCGCTTTTTTGAAGATACAGATGCAGAAGCTTTACTTGATTTACATTTAAGGAACAGTGAGTTTTTTCAGAAGTATTCGCCAACTTTTGACGATGACTTTTACACAATTGATTCAACACGTAAATATATCAGTGATTCAGTAAAGCAGAGAGAAGAAGATAAAGCCTATTCTTTTGGTATATGCTTAAAAGATAACGGAAAATTGGTAGGTGATATATCCATTTTTCATATATTTCGAGGTTCACTCCAGAAATGTTTGATTGGTTATTCATTGGATAAACAATATAATGGTAATGGATATACCACGGAAGCGGTCTCTTTGGTAGTAGAATTTGCGTTTAATGAATTACACCTACATCGTGTTGAGGCAGGCGTAATGTTAAGCAATATAGGTTCAATGCGAGTATTAGAAAAGGCAGGTTTTCATAGAGAAGGTATAGAACAAAAAGGTGTAAAAATTAATGGCCAATGGCAAGATCATCAGATATTTGCTATAATATCAGATAATAACTAA
- a CDS encoding sigma-54 interaction domain-containing protein, with translation MILKDIRPSLDNIVSTMSNLTNLEYAIFDADSHLITSTRTYLKRKGRTVHSASIEEVLTQGNIVVNKPGHMKSCIGCRFVNNCPSTIEILSCIKINSIPIGVVSMTSFSQERHVTIEKNISNYVEIIDYISNLISMFASNESSKKDSQILHNAIDELITNEYEYFLLIDANGMLIYCNKGTNELLPYCDLFAQSIYQILPKDVSDWILSVKKPIKRYFSLNTFNGLIYVSPLTSYDEVIGYSLKFEKDKVLSVSTNFNYLEKIISNDNIINEIKRKIIKLSTSSSSVLITGKTGTGKEMIAEAIHYTSNRKDNPFIPINCANIPDSLFESELFGYEEGAFTGAKKGGKQGIFELANSGTIFLDEIGELPLYLQAKLLRVLQNHTIQRLGSITPIPIDIRVIAATNRDLEEMIEENKFREDLFYRLNVIQIHLPPLIKRIGDIELLSNHFINVYNKRLNKKISSLSDEALETLKSYSWPGNIRELENCIEYALNMEETKIIQVSSLPTRITHYVNSNSNIKDRVSETEYQLIINALDKNGWDVKGKEKAAKELGLSLRTLYRKLKM, from the coding sequence ATGATTTTAAAAGACATCAGGCCGAGCCTGGATAATATCGTTTCAACAATGTCAAATCTAACAAATTTAGAATATGCAATTTTTGATGCCGATTCACATTTAATTACGAGTACAAGGACCTATCTTAAAAGGAAAGGCCGAACTGTTCATTCGGCTTCTATTGAAGAGGTTTTGACTCAAGGCAACATTGTAGTTAATAAGCCCGGCCATATGAAATCATGTATTGGATGCAGATTTGTGAATAATTGTCCTTCTACTATTGAAATATTATCTTGTATAAAAATAAATAGCATTCCAATAGGTGTAGTCAGTATGACTTCTTTTTCTCAAGAAAGACATGTCACGATAGAAAAGAACATCAGTAATTATGTGGAAATTATAGACTACATTTCTAATTTAATATCTATGTTCGCTTCAAATGAATCTTCAAAAAAAGATTCTCAAATATTACATAATGCCATAGATGAATTAATTACAAATGAATATGAATATTTTTTGCTAATAGACGCAAATGGGATGTTGATTTATTGTAATAAAGGAACTAATGAACTGCTTCCATATTGTGATCTATTTGCTCAATCTATATATCAAATATTACCAAAAGATGTTTCGGATTGGATTTTATCCGTTAAAAAGCCTATAAAAAGATATTTTAGTCTCAACACATTTAACGGATTAATATACGTATCACCATTAACATCTTATGATGAGGTAATCGGCTACTCTTTAAAATTCGAAAAAGATAAGGTATTATCTGTATCTACAAATTTTAATTATCTTGAAAAAATAATATCAAATGATAATATTATTAATGAAATTAAAAGAAAGATTATAAAATTGTCTACCTCATCATCATCGGTCCTTATAACCGGAAAAACCGGCACCGGTAAAGAAATGATTGCCGAGGCCATCCATTATACAAGCAATCGGAAAGATAATCCATTTATACCAATAAATTGTGCAAATATCCCAGATTCTTTATTCGAATCAGAGTTATTTGGATATGAGGAAGGAGCTTTTACGGGAGCTAAAAAAGGCGGTAAACAGGGAATATTTGAACTGGCCAATAGCGGAACAATATTTCTTGACGAAATCGGAGAATTGCCCCTATATCTGCAGGCAAAACTACTTAGAGTCCTTCAAAACCATACAATACAAAGACTTGGAAGTATAACACCTATACCTATTGACATCAGAGTTATTGCTGCAACTAACAGAGATTTAGAAGAAATGATTGAAGAAAATAAATTTCGTGAAGACCTATTTTATCGCTTAAACGTGATTCAAATACACTTACCTCCTCTAATCAAAAGAATAGGTGATATAGAGTTATTATCAAATCATTTTATAAATGTATATAATAAGAGACTTAATAAAAAAATTAGCTCTTTATCGGATGAGGCTTTAGAAACATTAAAATCATATAGCTGGCCGGGAAACATTAGAGAACTGGAAAATTGTATTGAATATGCCTTAAATATGGAGGAAACAAAAATAATACAGGTTAGTAGTCTGCCTACTAGAATTACACACTATGTTAATTCTAACTCAAATATAAAAGATAGGGTTTCAGAAACCGAGTATCAATTAATAATAAATGCCTTAGATAAGAATGGATGGGATGTCAAAGGGAAAGAAAAAGCTGCAAAGGAGCTTGGTTTAAGTCTAAGAACTCTTTATAGAAAATTAAAAATGTAG
- the gcvPA gene encoding aminomethyl-transferring glycine dehydrogenase subunit GcvPA, with protein MTNHGFRNHPYIPNSDEDVQKKMLREIGLKNLEDLHSEIPEELRFKRKLNLPEPYTSEYELKREVEKLLRKNISSNEYINFLGAGCWQHYVPAICDEIANRAEFLSGYAGEPYNDHGRFQALFEYESLVAELVDMDVVNVPTFDWAQAAATALRMSSRITSREDALVVRTISRDKLDIIKNYCDPGVNIILVDYDTKTGMINMNDLKNKISDETAAVYFENPSYLGFIEEQGNEISKVARDAGALSVVGVDPSSLGVMETPSAYGADIICGDLQPLGMHMNYGGGQSGFIATRDEKKFVLEFPSRLFGIAPTIKEGEYGFGDIAYERTSFGNLREKGKEYVGTQTALYGITAGVYLSLMGPHGMFDLGKNIMQKSQYAIEELTKIEGVKGSKFSNVSFKEFVVDFNDTNKTVKEINEKLLAKGIFGGKDLSEEFPELGQAALYCVTEVHLKEDIDTLVNEIKKIVRG; from the coding sequence ATGACAAATCATGGATTTAGAAATCATCCGTATATTCCTAACTCAGATGAGGATGTACAAAAGAAGATGTTAAGGGAAATAGGTTTAAAAAATTTAGAGGATTTACATAGTGAGATTCCTGAAGAATTAAGGTTTAAAAGAAAATTAAACTTACCTGAACCATATACTTCAGAATATGAATTGAAAAGAGAAGTTGAGAAACTGTTACGAAAAAATATATCTTCCAATGAATATATAAATTTTTTAGGGGCAGGCTGCTGGCAGCATTATGTTCCGGCTATTTGCGATGAGATAGCTAATAGAGCAGAATTCCTTTCGGGATATGCCGGAGAACCTTATAATGACCATGGAAGGTTTCAAGCCTTGTTTGAATATGAGTCATTGGTTGCCGAGCTTGTAGATATGGATGTGGTGAATGTTCCTACTTTTGACTGGGCGCAGGCTGCGGCAACTGCGTTGAGAATGTCATCAAGAATAACTTCCAGGGAAGATGCTTTAGTAGTCCGAACTATTAGCAGGGATAAGCTGGATATAATTAAGAATTATTGTGATCCCGGAGTAAATATTATTTTAGTTGACTATGATACAAAAACCGGAATGATTAATATGAATGATTTAAAAAATAAGATATCTGATGAAACTGCCGCAGTTTACTTTGAAAATCCTTCATATTTAGGGTTCATTGAAGAACAAGGAAATGAAATTTCCAAGGTTGCCCGCGATGCCGGAGCACTTTCAGTTGTAGGAGTTGATCCAAGCAGCTTAGGTGTAATGGAGACTCCGTCAGCATATGGAGCAGATATAATTTGTGGAGATTTACAGCCTTTAGGAATGCATATGAATTATGGGGGAGGGCAATCTGGATTTATTGCTACAAGAGATGAAAAGAAATTTGTACTTGAGTTTCCTTCCAGATTATTTGGCATCGCGCCAACTATAAAAGAAGGAGAATACGGATTTGGGGATATAGCATATGAAAGGACTTCCTTTGGAAATTTAAGAGAAAAAGGAAAGGAGTATGTAGGTACTCAAACAGCATTATACGGTATTACTGCAGGGGTTTATCTTTCATTAATGGGTCCCCATGGAATGTTTGATTTAGGGAAAAATATTATGCAGAAATCTCAATATGCCATAGAAGAATTAACTAAGATAGAAGGTGTAAAAGGTTCTAAATTCAGTAATGTAAGCTTTAAGGAATTTGTAGTTGATTTCAATGATACGAATAAGACCGTTAAAGAAATAAATGAAAAATTATTAGCAAAAGGCATATTCGGTGGAAAAGATCTTTCTGAAGAATTCCCTGAATTAGGACAAGCGGCGCTATATTGCGTAACAGAGGTTCATTTAAAAGAGGATATTGATACCTTAGTCAATGAAATAAAAAAAATAGTCAGAGGATAG
- the gcvPB gene encoding aminomethyl-transferring glycine dehydrogenase subunit GcvPB, which yields MKRIIRNSKIRDFHQARWNEPIINELGHKGERGIIVPQTEEAIERQVGDGISKLPQSVRRKKLPNLPEINQKRVLMHYLRLSQETLGGDINIEIGQGTCTVKYNPTINNKIADSEKMTELHPLQDESTVQGILEIMYKTDLMMREISGMDYFSFQPGGGSQATMTMASIVRMYHRLRGEEEQRDEIITTIYSHPSDAAAPALKGYKIIKIMTDEKGHPDYEAFKAAVNNRTAAFVAANPEDTGIFNPRIKEFTDLVTKAGGLNCYDQANANGLFGVARAKEAGFQMCYFNLHKSFGTPHGCGGPGSGAVGVIKELKDLLPKPLVDFDGKKYYLNYNIKNSIGKVKSFIGTPQVVLKAYSWIMSMGAEGLYEVAKIAVLNNVYLIKKLLKYKGLTVPYDVNIQRIEQARYSMEQITKDTGIGIEDITRRVMDFGTHIWSSHHPFYIPEPITLEPTESPSKEDLDEYIETIHHILDEAYNNPEIIHSAPNNSTIHQVDESSLDDPDEWCPTWRVYLRKTKTD from the coding sequence ATGAAGCGAATTATTAGAAATTCTAAAATCAGAGATTTCCATCAGGCCAGGTGGAATGAACCAATTATAAATGAGCTAGGGCATAAAGGCGAAAGGGGGATAATAGTTCCTCAAACCGAGGAAGCCATTGAAAGACAGGTAGGAGATGGGATATCTAAACTTCCCCAATCTGTGAGAAGAAAGAAACTGCCTAATTTGCCTGAGATAAATCAAAAGAGAGTTCTCATGCATTATTTGAGGCTTTCACAGGAAACTTTGGGAGGTGATATAAATATTGAAATCGGACAAGGCACATGTACTGTTAAATATAATCCGACAATAAATAACAAAATTGCCGATTCCGAAAAGATGACTGAATTGCACCCCCTACAGGATGAGAGTACTGTCCAGGGGATATTGGAAATCATGTATAAAACCGATTTAATGATGAGAGAGATTTCCGGTATGGATTATTTCAGTTTTCAGCCGGGAGGAGGTTCTCAAGCTACTATGACTATGGCTTCAATAGTCAGGATGTATCATAGGTTACGCGGTGAAGAGGAGCAAAGGGATGAAATCATAACGACTATATATTCTCATCCGTCAGACGCGGCGGCTCCTGCGTTAAAAGGTTATAAGATTATTAAGATTATGACGGATGAGAAGGGTCATCCTGATTATGAGGCATTTAAGGCTGCGGTGAACAATAGAACGGCTGCATTTGTCGCAGCCAATCCGGAAGATACCGGAATATTTAACCCAAGGATAAAGGAATTTACTGATTTAGTTACTAAAGCCGGTGGTCTGAATTGCTATGATCAAGCTAATGCAAATGGTTTGTTTGGAGTGGCGAGAGCTAAAGAAGCAGGTTTTCAAATGTGTTATTTTAACCTTCACAAATCTTTTGGAACTCCTCATGGCTGCGGAGGGCCCGGTTCAGGTGCTGTCGGAGTCATTAAGGAATTGAAAGATCTTTTGCCGAAACCGTTGGTTGATTTTGACGGGAAGAAATATTATTTAAACTATAATATTAAAAACAGCATTGGAAAAGTTAAGTCTTTTATTGGAACACCCCAGGTAGTGTTAAAAGCATATTCTTGGATTATGAGCATGGGCGCTGAAGGATTGTATGAGGTTGCAAAGATTGCAGTTTTGAATAATGTTTATTTAATTAAAAAGTTATTGAAGTATAAAGGCCTTACAGTTCCATATGATGTAAATATTCAAAGAATCGAGCAAGCCAGATATTCAATGGAACAGATAACTAAGGATACCGGAATAGGTATTGAAGATATTACAAGAAGAGTAATGGACTTCGGAACGCATATTTGGTCAAGCCATCATCCCTTTTATATTCCCGAACCTATAACACTGGAACCAACAGAATCTCCGTCTAAGGAAGATTTGGACGAGTATATAGAGACAATACATCACATATTGGATGAAGCCTATAATAATCCCGAGATAATTCATAGTGCTCCAAACAATAGTACAATTCATCAGGTTGATGAATCGAGCCTCGATGATCCTGATGAGTGGTGTCCGACGTGGAGAGTATATCTAAGAAAAACTAAGACTGATTAG
- a CDS encoding ATP-NAD kinase family protein, which translates to MKTIGLIINPISGMGGKVGLKGTDGAITLNKAVKLGAVREAPCKALKALEKLIPLKDDLLILTSSNDMGEIQCKSLGFNYKIVYKTGNFTNYRDTINAARIFEKLGVELILFAGGDGTARDIYKAVEIRIPALGIPTGVKIHSPVYANTPELAGDLALMYLKNGNLCLKDEEVIDIDEKEFRNNRVVTRLFGYLKVPYKKRLLQNKKSPTPLGDEESQKAIALDIIDNMLEGVYYVIGPGTTTRAIMEELNLPNSLLGVDIIRDRKIVKLDCNESDILDIDLERVCKLVIAPTGGQGYLLGRGNQQISSRVISRIKKENIIIISSNSKIIELRGNPLFVYTGDPAVDKYLEGYYRIKVGYGNDLIYKVSGGEDGKTLL; encoded by the coding sequence ATGAAAACTATTGGCTTAATTATAAATCCGATATCCGGTATGGGTGGAAAGGTAGGGCTGAAAGGAACAGACGGAGCGATTACTTTAAATAAGGCTGTTAAACTTGGAGCTGTTAGGGAGGCTCCATGCAAAGCCTTGAAAGCATTAGAAAAGTTAATTCCGTTGAAAGATGATTTACTGATACTGACTTCATCAAATGATATGGGAGAAATTCAATGTAAATCTTTGGGATTTAACTATAAGATTGTGTACAAGACCGGAAATTTTACAAATTACCGTGATACTATAAATGCCGCAAGGATTTTTGAGAAATTAGGCGTTGAATTGATACTCTTCGCAGGTGGTGACGGTACTGCAAGAGATATTTATAAGGCCGTGGAAATTAGAATTCCTGCTTTAGGAATTCCCACAGGGGTGAAAATCCATTCTCCTGTTTATGCCAACACTCCGGAATTAGCGGGTGATTTGGCTCTTATGTATTTAAAAAACGGTAATTTATGCTTGAAAGATGAAGAGGTCATTGATATTGACGAAAAAGAATTCAGAAATAATAGGGTGGTAACGCGTCTGTTCGGATATTTGAAGGTTCCGTATAAAAAGAGACTGCTGCAGAATAAAAAATCTCCGACTCCTTTAGGAGATGAAGAAAGCCAGAAAGCGATTGCCCTTGATATTATAGATAATATGCTGGAAGGTGTTTATTATGTTATAGGACCGGGGACTACAACGAGAGCAATAATGGAGGAATTGAACTTACCCAACAGCCTTCTCGGAGTAGATATAATTAGAGATAGAAAAATAGTGAAACTGGATTGCAATGAAAGCGATATTTTAGACATTGATTTAGAACGTGTTTGTAAACTGGTTATTGCGCCAACAGGCGGTCAGGGATATCTGCTGGGGAGGGGCAATCAGCAGATCAGCTCTCGAGTAATATCTAGAATTAAAAAAGAAAATATAATAATTATATCATCAAATAGCAAGATTATCGAGTTAAGAGGAAATCCGCTTTTTGTATATACAGGTGACCCTGCAGTCGATAAATACTTAGAGGGCTATTACAGGATTAAAGTTGGTTATGGGAATGATCTTATATATAAAGTTTCAGGAGGTGAGGATGGTAAGACTTTGCTCTAA
- a CDS encoding SDR family NAD(P)-dependent oxidoreductase has product MAKYEDLKGKRVIVTGGASGIGFATAKRFAQEGAKVVIFDVNKIALKEVLLSNPELIGGEEVDVSNEESVRNGFLGSDELIGGIDVLVSNAGISIRNLFKDTTYEQWKRVLDINLGGMYLCAKEALKRMADQKSGVILFTASTNGMEGHPFYADYNASKAGVILLGRTLALEYAPYIRVNSVCPGYVLTPMQRAEYTEEMLQKVNEGIPMKRHAKPEEVAGLYVFLASDEAQYITGQHIPLDGGETA; this is encoded by the coding sequence ATGGCTAAATACGAAGATTTAAAAGGCAAAAGAGTAATTGTAACAGGAGGGGCAAGCGGTATAGGTTTTGCTACCGCTAAACGGTTTGCGCAAGAGGGAGCAAAAGTTGTAATTTTTGATGTAAACAAAATTGCTTTAAAAGAAGTTCTTTTAAGTAACCCGGAACTAATCGGAGGGGAAGAGGTAGATGTTTCAAATGAAGAAAGTGTAAGAAATGGTTTTTTAGGATCTGATGAACTTATAGGAGGTATTGATGTTCTTGTTTCCAATGCGGGAATTAGCATAAGAAATTTATTTAAAGATACAACTTATGAACAATGGAAAAGAGTGTTGGATATAAACTTGGGCGGGATGTACTTATGTGCAAAGGAAGCATTGAAGAGAATGGCGGATCAAAAATCAGGAGTAATACTTTTCACAGCTTCAACGAATGGAATGGAAGGACATCCTTTCTATGCAGATTATAATGCTTCCAAAGCCGGTGTTATATTGCTTGGAAGAACTTTGGCCTTGGAATACGCTCCTTATATTCGAGTAAATTCTGTTTGTCCGGGATATGTATTGACTCCAATGCAAAGAGCAGAATATACAGAAGAAATGTTACAAAAAGTAAATGAGGGCATACCTATGAAAAGGCACGCAAAGCCTGAGGAGGTAGCTGGATTATATGTATTTTTGGCATCTGATGAAGCTCAATATATTACTGGACAGCATATTCCATTAGATGGCGGAGAAACAGCTTAA
- a CDS encoding C-terminal binding protein encodes MKSLIAIFSYMKQDEIDIEKEILKGTDTVVEFFNSEEEIEKRFKEISVLILANPEIKRDTINRLSNCKAIIRRGVGADNIDIKSATENKIIVCNVPDYCSSEVSDLALGLILSLVKRIPNYISDVKNGIWHIDSPKVLPLSRGLQNMTLGLAGFGGISRALAKKTKSLFRNIISSDPYVSSDIAKEYGVELVSMDKLFKLSDVISLHMPNTKETYHFVNDELLSSMKESAYLVNTARGQLIDEIALYKALKNRKIAGAALDVTEIEPPEVDNQLLELDNLFITPHIGFYSLDSFKELRIKAAEEARRIIMSEKPLHQINHF; translated from the coding sequence ATGAAATCATTAATTGCAATTTTCAGTTATATGAAACAAGATGAAATAGATATAGAGAAGGAAATTTTAAAAGGAACTGATACGGTTGTTGAGTTTTTCAATTCAGAAGAAGAAATAGAAAAAAGATTTAAGGAAATTAGTGTCCTAATCTTAGCTAATCCTGAAATTAAGCGAGATACAATAAACAGATTGAGCAATTGTAAAGCAATTATCAGACGTGGCGTTGGGGCTGATAACATAGATATAAAATCGGCAACAGAAAACAAAATTATTGTATGTAATGTACCTGATTATTGTTCTTCTGAGGTCTCGGATTTAGCTCTTGGATTAATTCTCAGTTTGGTAAAAAGAATTCCGAATTATATCTCAGATGTGAAAAATGGTATTTGGCATATAGATAGTCCGAAAGTATTGCCTCTGTCAAGGGGATTGCAAAATATGACTCTGGGCTTAGCAGGATTTGGCGGTATTTCAAGAGCTCTTGCTAAGAAAACCAAGAGTTTATTCAGAAATATTATTTCTTCTGACCCATATGTTTCATCTGATATAGCAAAGGAATATGGTGTAGAACTTGTTTCCATGGATAAATTATTTAAATTATCCGATGTTATCTCTTTGCATATGCCAAATACTAAAGAAACTTATCACTTTGTTAATGATGAATTATTGTCTTCTATGAAGGAATCTGCATATTTAGTAAATACTGCCAGAGGACAACTGATTGATGAAATAGCATTGTATAAGGCTTTAAAGAATAGAAAGATTGCAGGGGCTGCATTAGATGTAACAGAGATAGAACCCCCAGAAGTAGATAATCAGCTTTTAGAGTTAGATAACCTATTTATTACTCCACATATTGGATTCTATTCTTTAGATTCCTTTAAAGAATTAAGAATAAAGGCAGCAGAAGAAGCGAGGAGAATCATTATGTCAGAAAAACCACTTCATCAAATAAACCATTTTTAA
- a CDS encoding pyridoxal phosphate-dependent aminotransferase, giving the protein MKLPTKRMSNIPFTGGIREILSKADKMEKEGKKIIHLEIGRPDFGSPEVAIQALIKSIKAGQMHYSDISGVEELRAAIADNIKRTIGIEVNPYNEIVVGVGAVEGLINSMISLLDVGDEIIFLTPCFPAYFDEAFLAGVIPVEVPLKFSDNYSLDINELKRKVTNKTKMILINSPNNPTGAILSREDLEKIAQIAIENDLFVVSDDAYSEFYFDQKWTSIATIPGMRERTIIVNTTSKAFSMTGWRVGYTIARPEITRYLCKTHQNMTTQPSTFAQYGAVAAYESGKSWTEMMVKEFKRRRDLVIRYLDQIHGIDYIKPEGAFYFFLCIDKLNMSSDEFCDYIIREAGVALVPGDAFKGEKGRHFVRLAYANSYENIEEGMKRIKKAIEKL; this is encoded by the coding sequence ATGAAATTACCAACCAAAAGAATGAGTAATATTCCATTTACTGGAGGAATACGAGAAATTTTAAGCAAAGCCGATAAAATGGAGAAAGAAGGTAAAAAGATAATCCACTTGGAAATTGGAAGGCCTGATTTTGGTTCTCCAGAAGTTGCAATACAAGCTTTAATTAAATCAATTAAGGCTGGCCAAATGCATTATAGCGATATTTCAGGAGTTGAAGAGCTTAGAGCTGCAATCGCAGACAATATTAAAAGAACAATCGGAATTGAAGTAAATCCTTATAATGAAATAGTTGTAGGAGTTGGAGCAGTAGAAGGATTAATAAATTCTATGATATCATTACTTGATGTTGGAGATGAAATCATATTTTTGACGCCGTGCTTTCCAGCATACTTTGATGAAGCTTTTTTAGCAGGGGTTATACCTGTAGAGGTGCCTCTTAAGTTTTCAGATAACTATTCACTAGATATTAATGAATTGAAAAGAAAAGTAACAAATAAAACAAAAATGATATTAATTAATAGTCCAAATAATCCTACCGGTGCTATATTGTCAAGAGAAGACTTGGAGAAAATAGCTCAAATTGCTATTGAGAATGACTTATTCGTTGTATCTGATGATGCTTATAGTGAATTCTATTTTGATCAGAAGTGGACAAGCATAGCTACTATACCCGGAATGAGAGAAAGAACTATAATAGTAAATACTACTTCAAAAGCATTTTCAATGACCGGTTGGAGAGTTGGTTATACGATTGCTCGGCCTGAGATAACAAGGTATTTATGCAAGACTCACCAGAACATGACTACGCAACCAAGCACCTTTGCCCAATATGGCGCTGTTGCGGCATATGAGAGTGGTAAATCTTGGACTGAAATGATGGTTAAAGAATTTAAGAGAAGACGGGATTTAGTTATAAGATATTTAGATCAGATACATGGAATAGATTACATCAAGCCTGAAGGAGCATTCTACTTTTTTTTATGTATTGATAAATTAAATATGAGTTCAGATGAATTTTGTGATTATATTATAAGAGAAGCAGGGGTTGCCTTAGTTCCCGGAGATGCATTCAAAGGCGAGAAAGGCCGCCATTTTGTCAGACTAGCGTATGCAAATTCTTACGAAAACATTGAAGAAGGTATGAAAAGAATAAAGAAAGCTATAGAAAAATTATAA